The DNA region CATAAATATTTATACAAATGCGGCCAAAGACTGGAATTTGGATGGTTTTAAATTAGATTTTATAGATGATTTCAGATTTTATAAAGATACACCTACTAATTTAGGAGCTGGTGCGGATTACGCTTCTATCAATGGAGCGGTGGACCGCTTGTTAACTGACGTGAAAAATGCTTTGACTGAAATAAATCCTGAAATTTTCATTGAGTTCAGACAGAAATATACCGGGCCGGCAATGCGTAAATATGGTAACATGTTCAGAGCGTTTGATTGCCCCGGAGATGCCACCATGAACCGTTTGCGAATTGCGGATATACGTATGCTTGCAGGGGATACGGCCGTTCATTCCGATATGGTTACTTGGCATGCGGATGAACCGTTGGAAATAGCGGCACTTCAAGTAATCAATACCCTTTTTGGTGTGCCACAGCTTTCCGTAATGTTAAGTGAAACTCCCAAAGAATATGTAAACATGATCGGGTTTTACACTAAATATTGGAATGAAAATTCCGATGTTCTCATGAATGGCGATTTCCTTCCATCTAAGCCTTTGGCCAACTATCCCACAAAGCGGGTATCTAAAAACGGACACCTTATAATAGGTGTATACGATACTTGGGTTATAGAGCTTAATGAAGCGCCTAATCAAGTAGATATTTTAAACGGACAGATAGCGGATCAAGTGGTTATCAGGAATACAAAAGACTTCGGGGTCTATCGTTGTAAAATTTATGATTGTCAAGGAAGTTTGATACGGGAAGATAAAGTAGTATTTTCGAAAGGCGTACTTGAAATTGTGGTTCCCGCCTGTGGAATCATAAAAGCCGAGAAAATATAGCGAACTTCAAATGACCGAAAAAGAAAAAATGATTGGCGGACAGCCTTATAACCCTCATGATAAGGAATTGGTGAGAGGGAGGTTGAACGCAAGAAGATTAATGCGTGAAATTGAAGCCATACCCATGGATAAAGAACGCCAACGGAAACATTTTTTCAAAGAGCTATTCGCGGAGACCGGTAAAAACTTCTATATAGAAAATCGTTTTACTTGCGATTATGGCTTCAATATTTATTGGGGAGAAAACTCATACGCTAATTTTGATTGTATTATTTTAGATGCAGCACCAGTTTATATTGGTAAAAATGTGATGATGGCCCCTGCAGTAAAACTACTTACGGCAACACATCCTTTAGAGTTTGAAGCTCGCAATTCCGGTATTGAATATGCAAAACCCATAAAGATTGGCGATAATGTCTGGATTGGTGGCGGGGTAATCGTTAACCCAGGGGTTACTATAGGAAAAAACAGTGTTATAGGTTCAGGGAGCGTTGTAGTGAAAGACATTCCTGAAAATGTAGTTGCTGTTGGTAATCCGTGTCGTGTACTAAAGAAAATTGATAACTCCTAATTATAGCTCCTCTCATACTCTCAACACCAACTTAAAACACCAAAAATATGCTCTCAATAGTTTCATTCGTAGGTTTTACGCTCTTAGTTGCGCTAATTGCTTGGTATGCTACAAGAAGTACCAATGAAAAATCTGCTGATGGCTATTTTTTGGCAGGTAGGAGTTTAGGGGCTATTACCATTGCCGGTTCATTGTTGCTAACTAACCTTTCTGCGGAACAGATTGTGGGGCTTAACGGGCAAGCATTTACGGAAGGGGTTTTGGTAATGGCTTGGGAAACTTTGGCAGCAATTGCTATGATTATCACGGCGGTATTCTTGCTTCCTAGGTATATGCGGGGTGGTATAACAACAATTCCACAATTTGTGGCAGATAGGTTTGATCACGGTACAAAAGCCATACTAACAGCGCTGTTTTTATCTGGTTACGTTATTGTGGTCATTCCGTCCGTATTGTATTCGGGTTCTTTGGCGTTCAGTACTATGTTTGATTTGCCTAGCCTTTTGGGACTTTCCGATACGGCTACCCTATGGATTTGCGTTTGGAGTATTGGTATAATCGGAATTATATATGCAATTTTCGGTGGATTGAAAGCGGTTGCGGTTTCTGACCTGATCAATTCTATTGGACTTCTGATTGGAGGACTCCTCATTCCTGTTTTTGGATTGTTGGCCATTGGTGAAGGGAGTATTTCTGATGGAGTCTCCATATTATGGGAAAGCCATCCGGAAAAATTCAATGTAAAGGGAGATGTGGATGCATCCATTCCTTTTGGGACAATCTTTACCGGTATGATGCTCGTACAAATGTTTTATTGGGGTACCAACCAAGTGATTCTACAACGTGTTTTTGGAGCTAAAAACTTAAAAGAAGGACAAAAAGGGGTGATTTTAGCCGCTTTGGTAAAATTCTTAATACCCATAATAGTCGTATTGCCAGGTATTATCGCATGGCATATTTTTGAAGGCAATCTTGATAATCCGGATCAGGCCTATCCTAAGTTGGTTGCAACGGTACTTCCTGCGGCTTTTACAGGTCTTTTTGCTGCGGTGCTTTTTGGTGCTATTCTTAGTTCGTTTAATAGTTTGTTGAACAGTAGTGCCACTTTATTCGGTTTTGACCTGTATCGTCAATATTTTAAAAAGAACGCGACCGAAATTGAAACGGTTAAAGCGGGTAAAATGTTCGGACTTGTACTGGGTATTTTGGGTATGTGCGTTGCTCCTTTAATTGCTAATGCACCTCAAGGTTTGTTTGCATGGTTGCAAGAGGCCAACGGTTGTTATAGTATTCCCATTTTAACGGTAATTGTTGTTGGGTTCTTTACCAAGCGTGTGCCGGCCATAGCGGCAAAAATTGGTGTGATTTCCGGGGTTGTTCTGTATTCTATCAGTCAGTTTATCATTAAACCTTATTTTGTAGAAAGCGCCTTGACGGAAGCTGCTCAAAATGGAATAACAGATGCCAAGGCCTTAAGTGTAATTCAGGCGGAAGCTTATCCACACTTCTTGCATGTAATGGCTATTTTGTTCGTCTTGAATATTATTATCATGTTAGTTATCGGAAAATTACATCCAAGGGAAACGGACTATCAGCCTATGACTACGGATGCGGTAAGTGTGGAACCGTGGAAATATGCTTTTATAGCGGGTGCTGTAATCACGGCTTTAGTGCTGAGTACGTATTTGATATTTTAAAAGAGATATTTAAAACTGTAGTGCCACGCCCAGGGTTCCAGGTCCAAAATTAAGGTTCCAGCTCATTTTTTTGGCTCCGGCATTATATTTCTCATCATACTTTCTATCAAGGTAGCGGTCAATAGATTCCACCGTAGCTATACTTATGGCAATGGCGAATACAAAATCACTCAAATAATGTTGGCCGTCCCATATACGTGAAATACCAGGTATGGCTCCTAGAGTATATATTCCAGCTTTAACCCATGGACTTTTAAATTGTTTCCCAATGGCGTATGCATTTGTAAAGGCTAACAGAGCATGGCCCGAAGGGAAAGAATGAAAATTTCGGTTAGAGTTAAAAGGATCAAAGGTGTCTTTTCCTTTTTCTGCAACAGGTCTGGCTCTACCTACGGCTGATTTTAAGACTTGTTGTAAAAAACCTGCAGATGTCGCTGATGAAATAAGAAGAACACCGGTACGACGAAGTTTCTCATTTTTAGTGATAAGTCCGGCCAAATATACACCTGAAGTGGCAATATAGTTGTTTTCCGGGCTCCCGTAAAGTTCTCCATATTCTCGAATGACTTGAGGAACACCATCCTTTTGATTTTGAATAAAGCGCGAGGTATCGTCATCTATAAGGTAGACTGCCCCGGTCCCTGCTATCACTCCGCCAAACTGTGCCCATTGCTGACCTTTCCAGTGAAATGGTCTGGCATAGGAATAACCAACACCCTTGAACATATTTACAAAATCGTACTTAAACATATCCCAACGTTTTTCAGTTGGGGCTACAATTGAATCTTGGGCATATACCCCCATGGAGAAGGCAGTAAACAGTAATGCAATGGTCTTTTTCATAGTATTGGCAAAACTAGATTTATTCTGCAAAGCTAGAACGGTTTAAAACAAAAAAATCACGTTTTTTTGGTCTGGTTGGTCGTTTTTATAGGAAAAAGGGCAGAAGCTTTTATAATTTACGAAATAAAACGGTACCGCTGGAAATTAAAAAAAGATTTCTTGGGCCAATCTATAGGTGTTGGCATGAGCTTCTACAATAGTTTTGATGTCCGGAGTATAGCCGCCACCCATGCTGCATTGGACAGGTATTTGAAGCTGATCACATGTTTTGAGAACAAAAGCATCTCTCTCTTTACAGCCCTCAATGCTAAGCCCCAAAGTCCCTAGTTTGTCGGAAGCTATAACATCTACTCCGCAGAGGTAAAAGATAAAATCTGGTTTTTCTTGAGTGATTAACTGGGGCAATATTTTCTTTAATCGATATAAATACGCATGATCTTTAGTGTCTTTAGGAAATGAGATATCTAAATCCGATCGTTCTTTTTTAAAAGGATAGTTACTTTCTCCATGCATGGAAAAAGTAAAAACAGAAGTATCGTTCTGAAAAATTTCTGCTGTACCATTTCCTTGGTGCACATCTAAATCTACAATAAGGATTTTCTTGGCAAGTTTTTTTGCTTGCAAATACCTTGCGCCTATGGCTTGGTCGTTCAACATACAAAAAGCTTCGCCATGGCCGGTATATGCGTGATGGGTGCCACCGGCGATGTTCATAGATATGCCGTTTTCGAGCGAATAATGACAGCACTTCATTGTACCATCGGCAATGATTCGTTCGCGCTCTACCAAATCCTCGGTAAGGGGAAAACCAATTTTTCTAGCCTCTCGCGGTGGGATTTTAATATTTAATAAATCATAAAAATATTCGGGATCATGAACCGCTACTATGTATTTATCGTTAGGTATTTGAGGTTCGAAGAAATTTTCAGGAGTGCAAGTACCTTCGTGTAAAAGTTGTTGGGGTAATAGCTCATACTTCATCATAGGAAAACGATGTCCTTGGGGAAGCGAGTGGTTGTAAATAGGGTGATTCGCTATTTTGAGCATGCTACAAATATAGCTTTCTATTCCCGATTAAATATGGAGTGGGTGATTGGTGGCAGGTATGAAGAAACTATGCTACCTTTTTCAATAAGTCAAAACAAGGGCATTTGCTACACCTTTTGCTTTCACTTTTCTTGTACTTTTTGCAGCACTTACTTTTAAGTTTCGCATTAGCGGCAAGTGCTTTCTCAACTTTACGTTTTAAAAGCTCCGGATCAACTTTTTTTTTGTCTTTCTTTTTAGACGATTTCTTTTTCTTTGACACTGGCCTGAATTCTAAGTAGATGACAAATGTAATTATTTTAAATAAATCTAAATAAGATTGAAAAGTTAAAATTTAGATTTCGTGTGTTATGGTGTGCATTTTAATTGGTTGGTAGTAAAGGTGTTGCTTTGATTTATACTTAATTCCTAGTAATATGATAGGAATAGTAGGGATATATTTTTTGGAATCACAACAGTTCTTTTATCTTTGGCCATTCTTAGCGGAATTGATAGGTAAATTGAATTGTAAAAAGAAGCATTTGCAATGAAGACAGGAAGTGGACTAAGTAAAAAAATTAGCCGGAGGGCGCGTATTTCCAGGTACGTCATTTATAAAGAAACTTTAGTAGATTTTAAAGAGCAGTTTTGGTCTTTTTTAGGCGCATTTATTGGAATTGGTTTAATTGCGCTTCTACAGTCCTATTATCTTCCAAAAATGGAAAATGCCCTGTTGATAGGGTCTTTTGGCGCTTCTAGTGTTCTTATTTATGGAGCTATTGAAAGTCCTCTGGCGCAGCCACGCAATTTTATTGGCGGACAGTTGTTATCCGCTTTTATTGGTGTTACCGTATATAAACTTATGCCGGATTTAATATGGCTTTCGGCACCATTGGCAGTTGCCACATCTATTGTGGTAATGCAGATAACAAAAACGTTACATCCACCAGGTGGCGCTACAGCCCTAATTGCTGTAATTGGTACTGCAAAAATTAAATCTTTAGGGTACTTCTATGTTATTTCTCCAGTATTGGCAGGTACAGTAATACTTTTTGTTACCGCCCTTATTTTTAATAATATGACCAAGCATAGAAGTTACCCGGTTAACGGCCGTTTTTTACGTGTTATTAGGGGTAAAGTAGGCAGACGCAAGCGCAGTTTTAATACCTAGGAACCCATAGAATTGCGCAGGGCTATGATTTGTGTAGCTTGAGTTGAATTCGTTTGCGAGGTACATCTACCTGTAATACTTTAACAACAATCTGTTCATGAAGACTAACATGTTCGTTCACATCCTTTACAAAGGTATCAGCAAGATTAGAAACATGAATTAGTCCGCTTTCTTTAATACCAATATCTACAAAACATCCAAAATTGGTAATGTTGTTGACGATTCCTGGCAATAATTGACCTTCGTGTAAATCTGTAATCGATTTTATATTTTGATTGAAGGTAAAGACTTTGGCCTTTTCCCGACGGTCAAGACCTGGTTTCTCCAATTCTTCTACAATATCCTTTAAGGTAGGTAAACCGATAGTTTCTGTGCAATAGGCTTCTAGATTTACACTTTTTAGAGTACTACTATTACCAATCAGTTCAGTTAGAGGAATTCCTTTGTCCTTTGCTATTTTCTGAACTATAGAGTAGCTTTCTGGGTGTACTGCAGAATCGTCAAGTGGATTCTTTGCGTCCTTTATCCGAAGAAAAGCCGCTCCCTGTTCAAAAGCTTTCCCTCCTAAACGAGCCACTTTTTTTATTTCTGCTCGGCTTTTAAAGGCTCCATTTTCGTTCCTGTATGCAACAATGTTTTCGGCCAGTTTAGGACCTATTCCGGAAACATAGCTGAGCAAGGGTACACTGGCCGTATTGATATTCACACCAACGGAATTCACACAACTTTCTACAACACTATCTAAGGAAGTCTGGAGTTTGCTCTGGTCAACATCGTGTTGATATTGCCCTACACCAATAGATTTAGCATCGATTTTTACAAGCTCTGCCAAAGGGTCTGCCAATCGTCTTCCGATGGAAACGGAACCACGAACCGTAACGTCGTAATTCGGAAATTCTTCTCGGGCAATTTTAGATGCTGAATAAATGGACGCTCCGGCTTCGCTCACCACAAAAACTTCAACCGGGTTTTTAAAGTGGATGCGTTTTACCAATTGCTCGGTTTCACGAGAGGCCGTACCGTTACCAATAGCGATGGCTTCAATTTTATAAGCATCACAAAGTGAACTTATTTTTTTTATAGCTTCTTTGTCTTTATTCTGGGGAGCATGCGGGTAAATGGTCTCATTGTGTTCTAAATCTCCTTGTGCGCTCAAACAAACCACTTTACAGCCAGTTCTAAAACCGGGATCAATGGCTAGAATTCTCTTTTCACCTAAAGGAGCACCTAAAAGTAATTGCTTCAAGTTTTTTGAAAATACTTTTATAGCATCTTCATCTGCTTTTTCTTTAGCGTTTTTCAGGATTTCGTTCGATAATGAGGGGTAAAGCAAACGTTTATAGGCATCTGCAATGGCCAATTCAATTTGAGGTGTACAAGAGTTGTTCGATTTTATAACACGGTCCTCAATACGGCGAAGCATTTCGTCATTGTCAATTTCAATTTTTACACGTATGAATCCCTCGTTTTCTGCACGTAAAATAGCCAACAATCTATGCGAAGGACATCGTTTTAAAGCTTCGCTCCAATCAAAATAATCTCTGAATTTCTGTGCTTTTTCATCGTCTTTCTTGGTGGAAATCACTTTAGTGACAATCAGAGCACTACGTTCCAACTGATTTCGCACTTGATTTCGAATGGAAATACGTTCGTTGATCCATTCCGAAATAATATGCCTGGCCCCTTCTAAAGCTTCCGCTGTATTGGCAATCTCATTATTGGTGTATTGCAATGCTGCGGACTCAATATCATTATGGTTTTGAGCCATTATAATTTTTGCCAGCGGCTCTAACCCATTTTTGCGGGCGGTCTCGGCTTTGGTCTTTCGTTTTTTCTTGAATGGCAGATATAAGTCTTCTAGCGTAACTAGGTCATTGGCCTGTTCAATTGTATTACGAAGCTCGTCCGTTATTGCATCTTGTTCCTCAATAGCTTTTACAATGGCAGTTTTTCGTTTTTCCAGAGCCTCGAACTGCGCTTTGAATAGAACGATATTTCCAACCTGAACTTCGTCTAAATTGCCCGTTTTTTCTTTTCTATAACGTGATATAAAAGGAACGGTACAGTCTTGGTTTAAAAGTTCTACGGTATTCTCAATACTCTTTTGTGGGAGCTGAGTGTGCTTGGAAATATAAGAAATGAGTTGCATAAGACTGTATTAACGACTTTTGAAAATAGGTGGATGCAATTATAAAGATAAGAGGTATGGGAGGTCTTAGCTTATACCTTCCCCATTACCCACGCTATCCTCATCTGGATTCACAAAAACCAATTTACCATCCGTATTTTCGGTCATTAAGATCATGCCCTCACTTTCTACCCCGCGAAGTGCTCTTGGGGCCAAGTTAATAAGAACGGTCACTTTTTTGCCCACTATTTCTTCCGCTGTAAAACTTTCCGCAATACCGGAAACTATGGTTCTAGTGTCCAGTCCTGTGTCTACTTTCAATACTAATAGTTTCTTGGCTTTCGGCATTTTTTCTGCTTCCACGATGGTGCCTACGCGCATATCTAGTTTCGTAAAATCGTCAAAAGTAATGGTGTCTTTTTGTGGCATAAGTTCTTTGTTCGCGTTTTCGTTCGCCTTTTTTGTAGCTTCAAGTTTATCTAATTGGGCCTGTATTTCGCTATCCTCAATCTTTCTAAAGAGCAGTTCGGCCTTATTTATTTTGTGATTTGCGGGTAACAGTATTTCTTTGGTAGAAACCTCTTTCCAAGAAGTCTTAGCTTCCCCTGAACCGACGGCCAATATATTTTTAAGTTTCTCAGAAGTGAACGGTAAGAAAGGTTCACTCAAAACAGATAGTGCAGAGGCGATTTGAAGCGCAACGAACATAATGGTCTTTACACGTTCTTCATCTTGCTTAATTACTTTCCAAGGTTCTTCATCTGCCAGATATTTATTTCCTAAACGAGCCAAATTCATCAATTCTTGACCTGCTTCCCTAAAACGATACCGTTCAATGGAATTGGAAATGATTTCAGGATATTTCTGAAGCTGCTCTAACGTTTCCTTATCTACTTCGGAAAATTCAGATGGAGACGGAACAATACCTTCGTAATATTTGTTTGTCAAGACCACTACGCGGTTAATAAAGTTTCCGAGAATAGCAACCAATTCATTGTTGTTCCTCGCCTGAAAATCTATCCAGGTAAAGTCATTATCCTTGGTTTCCGGTGCATTTGCGGTTAAAGTGTACCTAAGTACATCTTGCATGTCCGGGAATTCCTCTAAATATTCATGTAACCACACGGCCCAATTCTTAGAGGTAGAAAGTTTGTTGCCCTCTAAGTTTAGGAATTCGTTGGCAGGCACATTTTCCGGTAGAATATAATCGCCATGGGCTTTTAAGATAGCAGGGAAAATGATACAGTGAAAAACAATGTTATCCTTTCCTATAAAGTGAACCAATTTGGTTTTTTCGTCTTTCCAATAGGGTTCCCAGTCTTTGCCCTCACGTGCTGCCCATTCTTTGGTTGAACTGATATAACCTATAGGTGCATCGAACCAAACATATAGCACTTTGCCTTCGCCGCCTTCAACAGGTACGGGAATACCCCAATCTAAATCTCGGGTTACGGCACGTGGTTTTAATCCGTCATCGATCCAGCTTTTGCATTGGCCATATACGTTAGGTTTCCAGTCAGATTTATGTCCTTCTAAAATCCATTCTTTTAGAAAATCCTCATATCTATCCAAAGGTAAAAACCAGTGTTTGGTTTCTTTGGTAGTCGGTACAGAACCGGTAATGGTAGATTTTGGATTAATGAGGTCCGTAGCGTTCAAAGTAGAGCCACAGTTTTCACACTGGTCTCCATACGCTTCTTCAAATCCACATTTGGGACATGTGCCCACAACAAAACGGTCCGCCAAAAACTGTTTGGCTTCTTCGTCGTATAGTTGAGCGGTAGTTTCTTCAATAAAATCGCCTTGCTCATATAGCTTCACGAAAAAATCTGAAGCTGTTTTATGGTGAATTTCCCTAGATGTTCTTGAATAATTGTCAAAAGTAACCCCAAAATCCTTGAACGATTTACGAATGATCCCGTCATATTTGTCAATAACCTCTTGGGGGGTAATACCCTCTTTCTTAGCTTTCATTGAGATAGCTACGCCGTGCTCGTCACTCCCACAAACAAAGGCAACATCATTACCGTTGAGGCGTAAATAACGTGCGTAAATATCTGCGGGTACGTATACGCCGGCCAAATGACCAATATGTATAGGGCCATTTGT from Zobellia alginiliquefaciens includes:
- a CDS encoding sugar O-acetyltransferase, whose amino-acid sequence is MTEKEKMIGGQPYNPHDKELVRGRLNARRLMREIEAIPMDKERQRKHFFKELFAETGKNFYIENRFTCDYGFNIYWGENSYANFDCIILDAAPVYIGKNVMMAPAVKLLTATHPLEFEARNSGIEYAKPIKIGDNVWIGGGVIVNPGVTIGKNSVIGSGSVVVKDIPENVVAVGNPCRVLKKIDNS
- a CDS encoding solute:sodium symporter family transporter encodes the protein MLSIVSFVGFTLLVALIAWYATRSTNEKSADGYFLAGRSLGAITIAGSLLLTNLSAEQIVGLNGQAFTEGVLVMAWETLAAIAMIITAVFLLPRYMRGGITTIPQFVADRFDHGTKAILTALFLSGYVIVVIPSVLYSGSLAFSTMFDLPSLLGLSDTATLWICVWSIGIIGIIYAIFGGLKAVAVSDLINSIGLLIGGLLIPVFGLLAIGEGSISDGVSILWESHPEKFNVKGDVDASIPFGTIFTGMMLVQMFYWGTNQVILQRVFGAKNLKEGQKGVILAALVKFLIPIIVVLPGIIAWHIFEGNLDNPDQAYPKLVATVLPAAFTGLFAAVLFGAILSSFNSLLNSSATLFGFDLYRQYFKKNATEIETVKAGKMFGLVLGILGMCVAPLIANAPQGLFAWLQEANGCYSIPILTVIVVGFFTKRVPAIAAKIGVISGVVLYSISQFIIKPYFVESALTEAAQNGITDAKALSVIQAEAYPHFLHVMAILFVLNIIIMLVIGKLHPRETDYQPMTTDAVSVEPWKYAFIAGAVITALVLSTYLIF
- a CDS encoding phosphatase PAP2 family protein is translated as MQNKSSFANTMKKTIALLFTAFSMGVYAQDSIVAPTEKRWDMFKYDFVNMFKGVGYSYARPFHWKGQQWAQFGGVIAGTGAVYLIDDDTSRFIQNQKDGVPQVIREYGELYGSPENNYIATSGVYLAGLITKNEKLRRTGVLLISSATSAGFLQQVLKSAVGRARPVAEKGKDTFDPFNSNRNFHSFPSGHALLAFTNAYAIGKQFKSPWVKAGIYTLGAIPGISRIWDGQHYLSDFVFAIAISIATVESIDRYLDRKYDEKYNAGAKKMSWNLNFGPGTLGVALQF
- a CDS encoding histone deacetylase family protein, which encodes MLKIANHPIYNHSLPQGHRFPMMKYELLPQQLLHEGTCTPENFFEPQIPNDKYIVAVHDPEYFYDLLNIKIPPREARKIGFPLTEDLVERERIIADGTMKCCHYSLENGISMNIAGGTHHAYTGHGEAFCMLNDQAIGARYLQAKKLAKKILIVDLDVHQGNGTAEIFQNDTSVFTFSMHGESNYPFKKERSDLDISFPKDTKDHAYLYRLKKILPQLITQEKPDFIFYLCGVDVIASDKLGTLGLSIEGCKERDAFVLKTCDQLQIPVQCSMGGGYTPDIKTIVEAHANTYRLAQEIFF
- a CDS encoding HPP family protein — translated: MKTGSGLSKKISRRARISRYVIYKETLVDFKEQFWSFLGAFIGIGLIALLQSYYLPKMENALLIGSFGASSVLIYGAIESPLAQPRNFIGGQLLSAFIGVTVYKLMPDLIWLSAPLAVATSIVVMQITKTLHPPGGATALIAVIGTAKIKSLGYFYVISPVLAGTVILFVTALIFNNMTKHRSYPVNGRFLRVIRGKVGRRKRSFNT
- a CDS encoding Tex family protein — its product is MQLISYISKHTQLPQKSIENTVELLNQDCTVPFISRYRKEKTGNLDEVQVGNIVLFKAQFEALEKRKTAIVKAIEEQDAITDELRNTIEQANDLVTLEDLYLPFKKKRKTKAETARKNGLEPLAKIIMAQNHNDIESAALQYTNNEIANTAEALEGARHIISEWINERISIRNQVRNQLERSALIVTKVISTKKDDEKAQKFRDYFDWSEALKRCPSHRLLAILRAENEGFIRVKIEIDNDEMLRRIEDRVIKSNNSCTPQIELAIADAYKRLLYPSLSNEILKNAKEKADEDAIKVFSKNLKQLLLGAPLGEKRILAIDPGFRTGCKVVCLSAQGDLEHNETIYPHAPQNKDKEAIKKISSLCDAYKIEAIAIGNGTASRETEQLVKRIHFKNPVEVFVVSEAGASIYSASKIAREEFPNYDVTVRGSVSIGRRLADPLAELVKIDAKSIGVGQYQHDVDQSKLQTSLDSVVESCVNSVGVNINTASVPLLSYVSGIGPKLAENIVAYRNENGAFKSRAEIKKVARLGGKAFEQGAAFLRIKDAKNPLDDSAVHPESYSIVQKIAKDKGIPLTELIGNSSTLKSVNLEAYCTETIGLPTLKDIVEELEKPGLDRREKAKVFTFNQNIKSITDLHEGQLLPGIVNNITNFGCFVDIGIKESGLIHVSNLADTFVKDVNEHVSLHEQIVVKVLQVDVPRKRIQLKLHKS
- the metG gene encoding methionine--tRNA ligase, which produces MAEKLTHPERYTITAALPYTNGPIHIGHLAGVYVPADIYARYLRLNGNDVAFVCGSDEHGVAISMKAKKEGITPQEVIDKYDGIIRKSFKDFGVTFDNYSRTSREIHHKTASDFFVKLYEQGDFIEETTAQLYDEEAKQFLADRFVVGTCPKCGFEEAYGDQCENCGSTLNATDLINPKSTITGSVPTTKETKHWFLPLDRYEDFLKEWILEGHKSDWKPNVYGQCKSWIDDGLKPRAVTRDLDWGIPVPVEGGEGKVLYVWFDAPIGYISSTKEWAAREGKDWEPYWKDEKTKLVHFIGKDNIVFHCIIFPAILKAHGDYILPENVPANEFLNLEGNKLSTSKNWAVWLHEYLEEFPDMQDVLRYTLTANAPETKDNDFTWIDFQARNNNELVAILGNFINRVVVLTNKYYEGIVPSPSEFSEVDKETLEQLQKYPEIISNSIERYRFREAGQELMNLARLGNKYLADEEPWKVIKQDEERVKTIMFVALQIASALSVLSEPFLPFTSEKLKNILAVGSGEAKTSWKEVSTKEILLPANHKINKAELLFRKIEDSEIQAQLDKLEATKKANENANKELMPQKDTITFDDFTKLDMRVGTIVEAEKMPKAKKLLVLKVDTGLDTRTIVSGIAESFTAEEIVGKKVTVLINLAPRALRGVESEGMILMTENTDGKLVFVNPDEDSVGNGEGIS